In a genomic window of Pelotomaculum thermopropionicum SI:
- a CDS encoding hypothetical membrane protein: MIKSGKTAVFPVIFLLIFTLFAGLAGKPQEVWAAGQSRLAGGAGAAAAGESN, encoded by the coding sequence ATGATTAAATCCGGCAAGACTGCCGTTTTTCCGGTTATATTTTTACTAATTTTCACCCTTTTCGCCGGGTTGGCCGGCAAACCCCAGGAGGTTTGGGCCGCCGGACAAAGCCGGCTTGCAGGCGGGGCCGGAGCGGCGGCAGCAGGCGAATCAAATTAA
- a CDS encoding predicted nucleic acid-binding protein (contains PIN domain) has product MSQKRYVFDAYAILALIEDEPGAQTIAEIITDQEPELFMSIISLGEIYYILLRKKSEQAAEEVVKNIFAEESLILVEATWKKVKDAARIKAKGGLSYADSFVLALGKELNAPVVTGDPEILASAREIGVEIIWIGT; this is encoded by the coding sequence TTGAGCCAAAAAAGATACGTATTTGATGCCTATGCCATCCTCGCCTTAATTGAAGACGAACCAGGCGCACAAACCATAGCTGAAATCATCACCGATCAAGAGCCGGAACTTTTCATGAGCATTATTAGTCTGGGAGAGATTTATTACATCCTTTTGCGCAAGAAGAGTGAGCAGGCGGCTGAGGAAGTGGTAAAAAACATTTTCGCTGAAGAATCGCTTATTCTTGTCGAAGCAACCTGGAAAAAGGTAAAAGATGCCGCCCGGATTAAAGCAAAAGGGGGGTTGTCCTATGCCGACTCCTTTGTACTCGCGTTAGGCAAAGAACTAAATGCGCCGGTGGTCACCGGAGATCCCGAAATTCTAGCCTCCGCCAGGGAAATTGGCGTGGAAATTATCTGGATCGGTACCTAG
- a CDS encoding hypothetical membrane protein, giving the protein MVVGFLNWLKILALITWGANSDRYLVLLVCHQLNQGVYDPVLAARINNPNDLTGAKVDLIHRIGSFTRSQLKDTDKGGLI; this is encoded by the coding sequence GTGGTTGTAGGGTTTCTCAACTGGCTAAAAATATTGGCGCTTATCACATGGGGCGCCAATTCTGACCGGTACCTGGTCCTGCTCGTCTGTCATCAGCTTAACCAGGGCGTCTATGATCCTGTTTTGGCTGCCCGCATCAACAACCCGAATGATTTGACCGGGGCAAAAGTTGACTTGATCCATAGAATTGGCAGCTTTACCCGCTCGCAGCTTAAAGATACCGATAAAGGCGGTTTAATTTGA
- the MazF gene encoding growth inhibitor has product MVASGVYVPERGDVVWLQFDPQAGHEQAGKRPALVISPRPYNEKVGLALMCPITSRVKGYPFEVSLPADLAVSGVVLADQVKSLDWQARRAQFACKAPVEAVEDVVMKILVLISPEEIRLFE; this is encoded by the coding sequence ATGGTAGCGTCTGGTGTTTATGTTCCTGAGCGGGGCGATGTTGTTTGGCTTCAATTCGACCCGCAGGCCGGACACGAACAGGCAGGCAAACGCCCCGCCCTGGTGATTTCCCCCAGGCCTTACAATGAGAAGGTGGGACTGGCGCTTATGTGCCCAATCACTTCCAGAGTAAAAGGCTACCCGTTTGAGGTTTCGCTGCCTGCTGACCTGGCGGTTTCCGGGGTCGTCCTGGCCGACCAGGTTAAGAGCCTTGACTGGCAGGCGCGCCGGGCGCAGTTTGCCTGCAAGGCCCCTGTGGAAGCAGTGGAGGATGTTGTTATGAAAATCCTGGTGCTTATATCGCCGGAAGAGATTAGACTGTTTGAGTAA
- a CDS encoding Uncharacterized vancomycin resistance protein yields the protein MPPSKKVLILLLFLVLQSGAGIIGAAVALDSKYTDVIQQGVTVKGIQLGGLSRAEALLKLQNALPPLPDQNLTISNEERISFINLHELDGSYDYLSSVNEALSYGKTGGALNRLISVLRLKAAPVDLKVSINFSEGKLSEKIKSIQTEWDTPPGDAEIKLVNGSAAIIPEKKGYRLDFEKTLERARQALARGDLAIAAAGQVLEPAVTAADLEEIRILLSEYVTFYDPGDQNRAHNIAVASAAINATLLKPGEIFSLNQKLGPRLAETGYLKAPVYIGGRLAQDIGGGVCQVATTLYNAVLLADLAVVERHPHPKPVAYVPIGLDATIAGDYYDLKFMNNLSSPVYLSSTAEGGKLTVRIFGAVKKEGCSVRITSESTAIDPDIVTYHDDTLPEGETRIKHLGKAGYKAWVYRELIVDNQVVSKTLISSDYYESEDRVIVTGKKAKENPPGDEDK from the coding sequence ATGCCGCCTTCTAAAAAGGTACTGATTCTGTTGTTGTTTCTTGTGCTCCAATCCGGCGCCGGCATTATCGGAGCGGCTGTTGCCCTTGACAGCAAGTATACGGATGTTATTCAGCAGGGCGTTACCGTCAAAGGTATCCAGCTCGGCGGGCTAAGCCGGGCTGAGGCCTTGTTGAAATTGCAAAACGCATTGCCTCCCCTGCCAGACCAAAACTTGACGATCAGCAATGAAGAGCGTATCAGTTTCATCAATTTGCATGAACTGGACGGGAGTTATGATTACCTGTCATCTGTAAATGAAGCGCTGTCTTACGGTAAAACGGGCGGGGCTCTTAACCGGCTGATATCTGTCCTCCGGCTCAAGGCCGCACCGGTTGACCTGAAGGTTAGCATCAATTTTTCAGAAGGAAAGCTGTCTGAAAAGATAAAAAGCATTCAAACGGAATGGGATACTCCACCCGGCGATGCGGAAATCAAGCTGGTGAACGGCAGCGCGGCTATTATACCTGAAAAGAAGGGTTACAGGCTCGATTTTGAGAAAACCCTGGAAAGGGCGCGCCAGGCACTTGCCAGGGGGGATTTGGCCATTGCTGCCGCGGGCCAGGTACTGGAACCGGCGGTTACTGCGGCTGACCTGGAAGAAATCCGGATCCTGCTGTCCGAGTACGTTACTTTCTATGATCCCGGCGATCAGAACAGGGCGCATAATATTGCCGTGGCCAGCGCAGCGATAAACGCCACCCTGTTAAAACCGGGAGAAATATTCTCGCTTAATCAGAAACTGGGCCCCCGCCTGGCGGAAACAGGGTACCTGAAGGCCCCCGTATATATCGGCGGCCGCCTTGCCCAGGACATCGGCGGAGGGGTGTGCCAGGTCGCCACGACATTGTATAATGCGGTGCTGCTTGCGGATTTGGCAGTTGTGGAGCGCCATCCGCACCCGAAGCCGGTAGCTTATGTTCCCATAGGCCTGGATGCTACCATAGCCGGCGATTATTACGACCTGAAATTTATGAACAACTTAAGTTCCCCTGTATACCTGTCCAGCACGGCTGAAGGAGGGAAGTTAACGGTCCGTATTTTCGGCGCCGTGAAAAAAGAGGGGTGCTCGGTACGGATCACCTCGGAGAGCACCGCAATCGATCCGGATATCGTTACATATCATGATGATACGTTGCCGGAAGGCGAAACCAGGATAAAACACCTCGGTAAGGCAGGGTACAAAGCATGGGTATACCGGGAGTTGATTGTAGATAACCAGGTTGTGTCGAAAACCCTGATTTCAAGCGACTACTATGAATCTGAAGACAGGGTTATTGTTACCGGTAAAAAGGCAAAAGAAAACCCGCCAGGAGATGAAGACAAGTAA
- a CDS encoding hypothetical membrane protein, which yields MKRYLFIILLVTVILLTPVSALAAINAAGNLNYSPANAKVFLNGKQLTFDQEPVLVENRILVPLRIIAESLGATVEWTGLRPQVTVQKGDTVIGLNIGSNEGFTNSRQIFFLEQPPVLVNGRTMVPLRFLAETLGAKVDWDEKSRIVSISDGDFMKSDFPEVTENGQGKPGADKYYKLYDLMVGPNYGPPVEEAKAYVLEQGLLKIVKDVQFTPTRFIEYGPTDTMVIGNDESGREKTVWLTKNTYTGDISLTGSVLMNDGVFKETIYSKLEEKGISRESVQKIYIAPYEKNQIYWFVFAEQENKRYYYCFDYKTGEMVIENIFGQ from the coding sequence TTGAAAAGATACTTATTTATTATTCTCTTGGTTACAGTTATCTTGTTAACCCCTGTATCGGCCCTGGCCGCCATAAACGCTGCCGGAAATTTAAACTACAGCCCTGCCAATGCCAAGGTCTTTTTGAACGGCAAGCAATTGACTTTCGACCAGGAACCAGTTTTAGTTGAAAACAGAATTTTGGTCCCTTTGCGCATAATTGCCGAGTCTCTCGGCGCTACCGTGGAATGGACCGGATTGAGACCTCAGGTGACAGTGCAAAAAGGTGACACAGTGATTGGTTTGAACATTGGTTCAAATGAGGGTTTTACAAATAGCCGGCAGATATTTTTTCTGGAACAACCACCTGTACTTGTTAACGGTCGGACAATGGTACCTTTGCGTTTTCTAGCGGAAACGCTGGGAGCAAAAGTTGATTGGGATGAGAAGAGCAGAATCGTCTCTATTTCAGATGGGGATTTTATGAAGTCTGATTTCCCGGAAGTGACGGAGAACGGGCAGGGGAAGCCTGGCGCAGACAAATACTATAAGTTGTATGATCTAATGGTTGGACCTAATTATGGTCCTCCTGTTGAGGAAGCAAAAGCATACGTCTTAGAACAGGGGCTATTGAAGATCGTAAAAGATGTGCAATTCACGCCCACCCGGTTTATTGAATATGGGCCCACTGACACGATGGTTATTGGAAACGATGAGTCAGGGCGGGAGAAAACTGTTTGGTTGACAAAGAACACATATACCGGGGACATTTCTCTCACGGGTTCTGTTCTTATGAATGACGGAGTGTTTAAAGAAACCATCTATTCTAAACTGGAGGAAAAGGGCATTAGTCGTGAAAGTGTTCAAAAGATTTACATTGCTCCGTATGAAAAAAACCAGATATACTGGTTTGTGTTTGCAGAGCAAGAGAATAAAAGATATTATTACTGTTTCGATTACAAGACTGGAGAAATGGTAATTGAGAACATTTTTGGACAATAG
- the NtrB gene encoding signal transduction histidine kinase (nitrogen specific) translates to MADLTDDWLRLAAEQMPLGLLAVDREGRVRVFNRVLSGLTGLRQDEVLERPFRKVFDCREPGLNKLLQTLATGREFKDLQPRAIIPNLELANYTASTHAISGEGGRTAGAMALFLPAGRLQELENAVIKAERLAILGQLAAGMVHEIRNPLTVIGGFMQLLQKLLDGNPKEKYIHIILAELKHVNNLISEFLQLAKPGCSRRAPCSIEKLIKDVVMLVESEAYLRKLEIDLAVTGGIPPVMGDGEQLKQVFLNFIKNSFDALSPGGKLVLETAWDRREGFVRIVFKDNGAGMDEETLKSIFNPFFTTKENGTGLGMFINKKIIDNHGGRIEIQSEQGKGTTVTVLLPAI, encoded by the coding sequence ATGGCAGATTTAACAGATGATTGGTTGCGCCTGGCCGCTGAACAGATGCCGCTGGGTTTGCTGGCAGTTGACCGGGAGGGCCGGGTCAGGGTCTTTAACAGGGTATTGTCCGGGTTGACCGGATTAAGGCAGGATGAAGTCCTGGAGCGGCCGTTCCGGAAAGTCTTTGATTGCCGGGAGCCCGGCCTTAACAAACTTTTGCAAACCCTTGCCACCGGCAGGGAATTCAAGGATTTGCAGCCCCGTGCCATCATCCCGAACCTGGAACTTGCCAATTACACGGCGAGCACACATGCCATATCCGGTGAAGGCGGCCGTACAGCAGGTGCAATGGCCCTGTTCCTGCCGGCGGGGCGCCTGCAGGAACTGGAAAACGCCGTTATTAAAGCCGAAAGGCTGGCCATTTTAGGGCAACTGGCTGCGGGAATGGTGCATGAAATCAGGAACCCGCTCACGGTAATCGGCGGATTTATGCAATTATTACAAAAATTATTGGACGGTAATCCCAAGGAAAAGTATATCCACATAATTCTGGCCGAATTGAAACACGTAAACAATCTGATTTCAGAATTTTTGCAACTGGCCAAGCCGGGCTGTTCCAGGCGGGCTCCTTGTTCGATTGAAAAATTAATCAAAGACGTGGTTATGCTGGTGGAAAGCGAGGCGTACCTGCGCAAGCTGGAAATCGACCTGGCCGTAACAGGCGGCATTCCGCCTGTAATGGGAGACGGTGAACAGTTAAAACAGGTTTTCCTGAATTTCATTAAAAACTCCTTTGACGCTCTTTCCCCCGGCGGGAAACTGGTTTTGGAAACCGCCTGGGACAGGCGGGAAGGGTTCGTGCGGATTGTATTCAAAGACAATGGGGCCGGCATGGACGAAGAAACATTAAAGAGCATATTTAATCCCTTTTTTACCACCAAGGAGAACGGTACCGGCCTGGGCATGTTCATAAACAAAAAAATTATTGACAATCACGGCGGCCGCATAGAGATTCAGAGCGAGCAGGGGAAGGGTACAACGGTAACGGTACTGTTGCCGGCAATTTAA
- a CDS encoding hypothetical signaling protein (containing TolB (COG0823), periplasmic component of the Tol biopolymer transport system.) — protein sequence MKRVLLFMFLLAATLLMAPPAGYAGAPFDDIQAHQAAADIEAVYEKGIMIGTAPGKFSPDEFVDRAQLAVCLVRTFDLNLDGLNFVKAPAPSDLYDDVEDSTWYSRAAIIAGYKKIFEVTGRKFKPHEAVTRAEAASAIAGSFAAKKLSVITTMIWPDYIDIKNLTQKQQSGISFVFNTGIMKYDGREFKPYEKITRAELAGILNRTLKTLTVATPAQEAEPGSSPGSGNPAINLPDVNAAAFKGQGDLAFVRQDLLYTLDGKTGEVRQLTGSGRALHPAWSHDGRWLAFIRVTGQDAGNGQLWLARWDGSQVRQVQGLPGLAGRERFCWSPAANVLAVAMPDGVWLVPAEGEPRRLAGSEGTVSLAWSPDGKALAFNVTLPSGEPQARSDALYTVDVDGGRPVRHLTAPQAGIQVAAWWPDGKGLLYWLDPLHSASLAADGMGLWSLRLGDTGPKLLTSGLAHRGWQSLSPQGSLLMVEGGGRIVWAGKSLATIDLASGSVRELKNPEGSVAIDPSFSPDGSRIAFVAAKDLGGNVWGFDNDGELAAWVATRTLWIGNPDGSGAHPLRSAGAGVYQPAWSKDGEHILYVRDNALWIIGAGGGQPEKILELFSEEGDLFGFYGYTSYRDIMAWYQP from the coding sequence ATGAAAAGAGTTTTGTTGTTTATGTTTTTGCTTGCAGCAACACTTCTCATGGCCCCGCCCGCAGGTTATGCCGGCGCGCCCTTTGACGACATTCAAGCGCACCAGGCCGCGGCCGACATTGAAGCCGTTTACGAAAAAGGGATAATGATCGGCACGGCGCCCGGCAAATTCAGCCCGGACGAATTTGTGGACCGGGCGCAACTGGCCGTATGCCTGGTCAGAACCTTTGACTTAAATCTCGACGGCTTAAACTTTGTCAAAGCGCCCGCTCCCTCTGACCTGTACGACGACGTGGAAGACAGCACGTGGTACAGCAGGGCTGCAATAATTGCAGGCTACAAAAAAATTTTCGAAGTCACCGGCAGAAAATTTAAGCCGCATGAAGCTGTTACCAGAGCAGAAGCGGCCAGCGCGATAGCCGGCTCTTTTGCCGCGAAAAAGCTGTCGGTTATTACCACCATGATCTGGCCGGACTATATTGACATAAAGAACTTGACCCAAAAACAGCAATCCGGCATCAGCTTTGTCTTTAACACCGGCATAATGAAGTACGACGGCAGGGAATTCAAACCTTATGAAAAAATAACCCGGGCCGAACTGGCGGGCATCTTGAACCGGACCTTAAAAACCCTGACCGTCGCCACGCCTGCCCAGGAGGCGGAACCGGGAAGCTCACCGGGTTCCGGCAATCCGGCAATAAATCTGCCGGATGTTAATGCTGCCGCCTTTAAGGGTCAGGGCGATCTGGCCTTCGTCCGGCAGGACCTGCTCTATACACTTGATGGCAAAACGGGAGAGGTCAGGCAACTGACCGGGTCAGGCAGGGCGTTGCACCCGGCCTGGTCGCACGACGGCCGGTGGCTGGCGTTTATCCGCGTTACCGGCCAGGATGCCGGTAACGGCCAGCTCTGGCTGGCGCGCTGGGACGGCTCGCAGGTCCGCCAGGTGCAGGGCCTGCCCGGGCTGGCCGGCCGCGAAAGATTTTGCTGGTCGCCCGCCGCCAACGTGCTGGCGGTGGCTATGCCAGACGGTGTCTGGCTGGTGCCGGCGGAAGGCGAGCCGCGCCGGCTGGCCGGGAGCGAAGGAACGGTCAGTCTGGCCTGGTCTCCCGACGGCAAAGCCCTGGCCTTCAATGTTACCCTGCCGTCCGGGGAACCGCAGGCCCGCAGCGATGCGCTGTATACAGTTGACGTGGACGGCGGCCGGCCCGTGCGGCATCTGACGGCCCCGCAGGCCGGAATCCAGGTTGCCGCCTGGTGGCCCGACGGTAAAGGGTTGCTGTACTGGTTGGATCCATTACACTCAGCTTCCCTGGCGGCTGACGGAATGGGCCTGTGGAGCCTCCGGTTGGGTGACACCGGGCCAAAACTTCTCACCAGTGGTCTTGCCCACCGGGGGTGGCAGTCCCTGTCACCGCAGGGTAGCCTGCTTATGGTAGAAGGGGGTGGGCGCATAGTCTGGGCGGGAAAGAGCCTGGCGACTATAGACCTGGCATCGGGCAGCGTCCGGGAGCTTAAGAACCCCGAGGGCAGCGTCGCTATCGACCCCTCTTTCTCTCCGGACGGCAGCCGGATTGCCTTCGTTGCCGCAAAGGACCTGGGAGGTAACGTATGGGGCTTTGATAACGATGGGGAACTGGCCGCCTGGGTGGCCACGCGCACACTCTGGATCGGTAATCCGGACGGCTCCGGTGCTCATCCCCTGAGGTCCGCAGGAGCGGGTGTGTACCAGCCGGCCTGGTCGAAAGACGGGGAACACATCCTGTATGTGCGGGACAACGCCCTCTGGATAATCGGGGCCGGCGGCGGGCAGCCGGAAAAGATACTGGAACTGTTCTCTGAAGAGGGGGACCTCTTCGGTTTTTACGGTTATACTTCGTACCGGGATATTATGGCATGGTATCAGCCTTAG
- a CDS encoding DNA modification methylase — MESVKESIFAADRRFGQRVRKQSTKTSSFGTPGRVNHDSSPFYNSMLYEGLPKEKKMPYVENQVPEKFLDNILCKTCENMEELPDSSVHLMVTSPPYNAGKDYDKNLTLSQYRDFLKRVWKEVYRVLVPGGRACINVANLGRKPYIPIHTCITEDMQDLGFLMRGEIIWNKASSASPSTAWGSWLSAANPTLRDVHEYILVFSKDAFTRKNPYCRESTITKEQFLEYTKSVWTFPAEQAKKIGHPAPFPVELPYRLIQLYTFKGEVVLDPFLGSGQTAIAALKAGRRYVGYEIDGNYVGLAKRRIDVFKNFSAQI; from the coding sequence ATGGAATCTGTTAAGGAAAGCATTTTTGCGGCTGATAGGAGGTTTGGGCAGCGAGTGAGAAAACAGAGCACCAAAACCAGCTCTTTTGGAACTCCAGGCAGGGTGAACCATGACTCATCGCCTTTTTATAACAGCATGTTGTATGAAGGTCTTCCCAAAGAAAAGAAGATGCCTTACGTCGAAAATCAGGTGCCGGAAAAATTTTTAGACAATATTTTATGCAAGACTTGCGAAAACATGGAAGAGCTTCCAGACAGCAGCGTTCATTTAATGGTGACTTCCCCGCCTTATAACGCAGGCAAAGATTACGATAAAAACTTAACCCTCAGCCAGTACAGGGATTTTTTAAAAAGGGTGTGGAAAGAGGTTTACAGGGTTTTGGTTCCCGGCGGACGGGCCTGTATAAATGTGGCGAATTTGGGCCGGAAGCCTTACATTCCTATTCACACCTGCATTACCGAAGATATGCAGGACCTGGGATTTTTGATGAGAGGGGAAATAATATGGAATAAAGCGTCCAGTGCAAGCCCCTCAACGGCTTGGGGGAGTTGGCTTTCAGCCGCTAACCCCACTTTGAGGGACGTTCACGAATATATATTGGTGTTTTCAAAAGACGCCTTTACCAGAAAAAACCCTTACTGCAGAGAAAGCACTATCACCAAAGAACAATTTTTGGAGTACACAAAAAGCGTTTGGACATTCCCGGCGGAACAGGCAAAAAAAATCGGGCACCCGGCGCCTTTTCCCGTCGAGCTCCCTTACAGGCTGATACAGCTTTATACGTTTAAAGGAGAGGTTGTCCTCGATCCTTTCCTTGGCAGCGGCCAAACGGCGATAGCTGCGCTGAAAGCCGGCAGGCGTTACGTTGGTTATGAAATCGACGGCAATTATGTCGGCCTGGCCAAAAGACGAATAGACGTATTTAAGAACTTCTCTGCGCAGATATAA
- a CDS encoding hypothetical protein (containing uncharacterized conserved region (COG3881)), with translation MKKSQQILGLPVLSIEEGKQIGAVKHLVLSPENGAVKYILVEDDAWYSGFKAVPFEKVLGIGEFGLTVESRSSLSAVTDMPEAVELLKKDIRLPGIRVLSKKGRLVGTVGDFIVDERTAEIAGCQLIPAGGEKTAGVIPRKLILTFGRDFLVVEEGTESMLVSDVQETFQNNAYGEEAGRDRLEAHPDAPAATAQSTPVAENKEQPLDVLEHFEEQQRKYILGKKVTMRIVADSGEVIAEEGSIVTDEMIERAKATNTYLRLTLNIRD, from the coding sequence TTGAAAAAGAGCCAACAAATTTTAGGATTGCCGGTTTTGAGCATAGAGGAAGGCAAGCAGATTGGCGCAGTGAAGCATCTGGTTCTGAGCCCGGAAAACGGGGCCGTAAAATATATTCTTGTGGAAGATGATGCATGGTATTCAGGTTTTAAAGCAGTTCCTTTCGAAAAAGTATTGGGGATTGGGGAATTCGGCCTTACCGTCGAAAGCCGTTCTTCTCTGTCGGCGGTAACTGATATGCCTGAAGCGGTCGAACTGCTTAAGAAAGACATCCGCCTTCCCGGCATAAGGGTTTTAAGCAAAAAGGGCCGTTTGGTGGGCACAGTCGGCGATTTTATTGTAGACGAGAGAACTGCTGAAATTGCAGGCTGTCAGCTCATCCCCGCCGGCGGTGAAAAAACAGCCGGAGTTATCCCGAGAAAACTTATCCTTACTTTTGGCCGCGATTTTCTTGTGGTTGAAGAAGGAACAGAAAGCATGCTGGTGTCCGACGTGCAGGAAACTTTTCAAAATAATGCTTACGGCGAGGAAGCAGGCCGCGACAGGTTGGAGGCCCATCCGGATGCGCCGGCCGCAACTGCTCAAAGCACGCCGGTTGCAGAAAATAAAGAACAGCCGCTGGATGTGTTGGAACATTTTGAGGAACAGCAACGGAAATACATACTTGGCAAAAAAGTGACCATGAGGATTGTTGCCGACAGCGGCGAAGTGATAGCAGAAGAAGGCAGCATTGTTACCGATGAAATGATTGAACGCGCCAAGGCAACCAACACTTACCTGCGGCTTACACTGAATATACGCGATTGA
- a CDS encoding hypothetical membrane protein (containing uncharacterized conserved region (COG2456)), whose translation MLEYLAMLLAVNLILIALFQVARKRIPLNPLVIYGTVIISFILEAIFPLVISNFTVGKAAGIYLGLIVFSAVALIYVEGRVSLKINTAPAKVTEQETRNNLITGEKTEETDVHGTELTTTFLNQVSPAGAEEVSAPVAEHPASGEDPSAAGTLQETEETTYGEPERPHAAGMPALSEEMAGRPVPAADRAFDAAPEADMPPVGAEEAPVEGHVLSDEEPALKFLQEPEGAPAGPGELQAADESLGPEGLPEEPVPAADRAFEAAPEADMPPVGAEDERVAATYAALEETIKDCITSGFAAKAEGRLEAALGCFLKALRLTKSQQVLLLLAMEICAVYRELGQYRQARMFINAILKHENLINSFDLKQKLRSQLVYLDTLVEILEVARIPDAPYSKIPNFIKIKASNDAFIKLEKFKKEAG comes from the coding sequence ATGCTAGAATATCTAGCCATGTTGCTGGCTGTCAATCTTATTTTGATTGCCTTATTTCAGGTTGCAAGAAAAAGAATTCCGCTTAATCCCCTTGTAATTTACGGCACCGTAATAATTTCTTTCATTTTGGAAGCAATTTTCCCCTTGGTCATTTCTAATTTTACAGTGGGCAAAGCGGCGGGAATTTACCTGGGATTAATCGTATTTTCCGCAGTCGCCTTAATTTACGTTGAGGGCAGGGTTAGTCTGAAGATTAATACTGCTCCGGCTAAAGTAACGGAACAGGAGACCCGAAATAATTTAATAACGGGCGAAAAAACTGAGGAAACAGATGTACATGGTACGGAATTAACGACAACCTTTCTAAATCAGGTTTCGCCTGCCGGGGCGGAAGAAGTGTCTGCTCCTGTGGCGGAACATCCTGCCAGTGGGGAAGATCCCTCTGCGGCCGGGACTTTGCAGGAAACGGAAGAGACCACCTACGGTGAACCCGAACGGCCGCATGCCGCCGGTATGCCGGCTCTGTCTGAGGAAATGGCAGGGCGGCCGGTTCCGGCCGCCGACCGGGCTTTTGACGCTGCGCCTGAAGCAGACATGCCGCCGGTCGGGGCGGAGGAGGCGCCTGTTGAAGGGCACGTTTTAAGCGATGAAGAGCCTGCTTTGAAATTTTTGCAGGAACCGGAAGGTGCCCCTGCCGGGCCTGGGGAGCTGCAGGCGGCGGATGAGTCGCTCGGGCCTGAGGGGTTGCCGGAAGAACCGGTTCCGGCCGCTGACCGGGCTTTTGAAGCTGCGCCTGAAGCGGACATGCCGCCGGTCGGGGCGGAGGATGAGCGCGTTGCCGCAACTTATGCGGCCCTTGAAGAGACAATAAAGGACTGCATCACGTCGGGCTTTGCAGCAAAAGCCGAAGGCAGGCTGGAAGCGGCTTTGGGTTGTTTTCTAAAGGCGCTGCGATTAACTAAAAGTCAGCAGGTACTTTTATTGCTGGCTATGGAAATATGCGCGGTTTACCGTGAACTGGGGCAGTACCGTCAGGCCAGGATGTTTATAAATGCCATTTTAAAGCATGAAAACTTGATTAATAGTTTTGACTTAAAGCAAAAACTCAGAAGTCAGCTTGTTTATCTTGATACACTTGTTGAAATTCTGGAGGTTGCCAGAATACCGGACGCTCCTTATTCAAAGATACCTAATTTTATAAAAATAAAAGCAAGCAACGATGCTTTTATAAAATTAGAAAAATTTAAAAAGGAGGCAGGTTAA